DNA sequence from the Prolixibacter sp. SD074 genome:
GTCAGTTTAATATTTTGCTTATAAATCCGTTGCTGGTTGTATAGAGTAAACAAATCAAGATACTGGGCCAGTAGCAGGAATTGAATATCCTCTTTATCCTTCGAATAGCTCAGTTTAGCAATTTGATTCCTAATGGTTGCCTGTTCTACAGTGTTTTTCACCTTACCGGCACCATACAATAAGTAACCGGCATTAATTGCAAAGTCCATTGTTTTGTGGGGCATATCCACGGTCATCCCATCCTGAAAGCGATTGTTCCAAACATGGGCATCGCTAATATAGCCTAATCCTGCGGTTACTTCAAATTGCGGCGTGTACAAGTCTCGTTTCAATGCTTCCGTCTCGGTTTTACTGATATATACTTTCTGCCGTGATACTTCAAGCTGCGTGTTATAGTTTTCTGATTTCTGCCAAAGGGAATCCAATGTCAATAAAATATGTCTTTGTTGAGCGCTTAGCTTTGTAAAAAAACTAATAGGTATAGGCGTTTAGACATCCCAGGTTAATCAACTGATTGTAAGCGAATAGGCTTAGAATAAACCATCCTTCTTATGAGTACATCGAAGATTGTCTCCATATTTGATCGTCTATTGTGCCTAAAATGAAACTCATCAAGGTATCCTTGAAGTCGTTCTTCACTGCAATGTTGGTGAATTCCTCTTAGCCATCCCTTTATATTCATAATGTGAAAATGGAGATCTGGAAAATTTTTGCCCTTCTCTGATTTCATTTGTTCCATATTTGGGTAATCTTTTTTTAGAGGAATATATCCTTTCCATACATCAGTGACGATTTTTGCATCCTTGCTAATGTATGTTTCAAAAAATGGTTTAAACGAAGTATTCGAAGCATCGCTGATAACTTGGGCGTAAGCACGTCCAACCCCGCCTTTGACTATTTCTAAGGCAACAATGACAAGCTTTTTATCCCCTTTACTCCGGCCTGGTTTTCCTTCTTCTGGTCCGCCGATATAGAATTCATCTACATGAACTATCCCGTTGATAGGATGCAATTTACTGCTTTGCATAGCTTGTTGGATTTTCCATTTGAATTCCCAACAAGTCTTCTGACGAAGTTCAAACTCTCGAGATAATTCCAACGAAGACATTCCTTTCTTCTTTGTACTTATTTTGAATGCTATGTGAAAAGCCAGTAGTAATGGGAATTTACATTTATCAAACTGAGTCCCGGCTGTTGGACTTTCATCATATTTACATTTCATACATCGTCTTGAAAATGGCTTAACGCCTTTGCAGTATTTTGTATGGCCACATTTTTTACAATGGAATTCTGTTTCGTTCCACTTGATCCCTGCCAAGTACCGATAACAATCTTCATCTGTCGAAAATGTTTTATTGAATTTAATTGAGTTCACTCCTTTAAATTGATTTCTTTCATTCATGCTACAAAAGTAGCCATTATTAATTTATTGAGCGGTCTAAACGCCTATACCTAAAAACTAATAAGTAGCAGACATAATATCAATGTGTTTTTGTATCTCATAGTAGCACCTCAAACAGTTTGAATTCAAACTATATTTGCAAAAAAATTAGCTCTCTATAATGCGGTTCATCGTTTCTGTCATTCTTTGAATATCATCTAAGGATAACGACAACTTAGCAATGTCGTATGTTTTGTACACTGTTGGATACAGTTTATACATAAATTCTTTCCCTTTGGGGCTTAAAGATATAACATTGTTTCGCCTATTTGTCAGATCGGGTCGGCGCTCGACCATATTACGTTTCACAAGATTGTTAATTAATGATGTAAGGCTTGATTTGTTTTTGCCAATTCGATCAGCAATCTCTTGCTGGCTGGCATGCCCTTCATAGGCCCTATAACGCAAATAATACATTACTTGTGTCATCTCCAGGGTAATATCACTATACCCATGCTCTTTTAATTTCTTATTAATTCGCTGTCGCATATTTTGTCGAAGCCTTAATATAGCTTTGAAAAAGAGGTGAATAGTTTTTACTAATTCTTGATCTTCCATTTTGCAAATATAGCAAGCGGCCGTCTCAAAACAAGTTTTTGAGACGGGTTTTTCTTTTCTCTGTGATCTACAAGGAAATTAATAAATCATAGTTTTTCCCCATTCATAATTGTGTTTTATTAAGAGGTTCATTTTTTTTCTTGCCCAGAACTTGACTAATAGAAAGACGATTCAACGCTATTTCAATTCCACTTTGGTACGATTGGGAGCCCTTATCGCGCTGTTCTTTCGACATGCTCTGTACAATTTCAATTCCACTTTGGTACGATTGGGAGTGTTCATAATTTGAATGACGAAGTTCCTGATTGAATTTCAATTCCACTTTGGTACGATTGGGAGCGTAATCGAAAAGTGCAACTTTTTCTTCTTTGGAATTTCAATTCCACTTTGGTACGATTGGGAGATTGTTTTTGTCAGGGGTGCCGGGTTTCCCTGATATATTTCAATTCCACTTTGGTACGATTGGGAGAGGTGCCAGAGGGGAATGCGCCGTGCTCAAAATAATTTCAATTCCACTTTGGTACGATTGGGAGACGGCAAAAGACGGGGCATATATTGCAATTTATTCATTTCAATTCCACTTTGGTACGATTGGGAGCAAGAGGGGCTCCGTATCAGTGAGGTGATCAACATTATTTCAATTCCACTTTGGTACGATTGGGAGGTAGACCCGGCCTCTCTTATTATTTCAAAGGGAAAGAATTTCAATTCCACTTTGGTACGATTGGGAGATAAGTTTGTAACTCCAAGTGCCCAGTTACGAACAAATTTCAATTCCACTTTGGTACGATTGGGAGGCAGCAATGAGCTGACTACCGGGCTGACGTTTTTGATTTCAATTCCACTTTGGTACGATTGGGAGCGCAAATAATCGTACCGACAGCGGCAATTATCACATTTCAATTCCACTTTGGTACGATTGGGAGCATTATTAAATCCTGCATTCCCATTTGCCAATACCTCATTTCAATTCCACTTTGGTACGATTGGGAGTACTTTGAGCACCTATCTTAGCCAATCCGAATCGAAATTTCAATTCCACTTTGGTACGATTGGGAGAATCAGGGAAATGCGATATTCAGCGATTCTGTGTAATTTCAATTCCACTTTGGTACGATTGGGAGCAACAAAAGCGGGAAAGTGATAGGGTTTTCCGGCATTTCAATTCCACTTTGGTACGATTGGGAGCAAATTGATGTTATGTAGGTGTTTAATAGGATCGTAATTTCAATTCCACTTTGGTACGATTGGGAGCTTAATAGGTTTAGTGTCTATTTTAGTAAATGAGATATTTCAATTCCACTTTGGTACGATTGGGAGTTGATTGTTGAATGCTTTTTCCCGTGCGGTTAGCTTATTTCAATTCCACTTTGGTACGATTGGGAGGATAAATCGTCTCTTTAGCCTGAGCGATCTTTTTAATTTCAATTCCACTTTGGTACGATTGGGAGGAAACACCCCTTTGGGAAGCGTCTCGGTTACGTCATTTCAATTCCACTTTGGTACGATTGGGAGAAGTTGCCGCAAACCTTTTAGTTGCTGAATCGAAATTTCAATTCCACTTTGGTACGATTGGGAGTTGTATCCATTAGCATAAAAATAATCGGCTATCATATTTCAATTCCACTTTGGTACGATTGGGAGTTTTTTCCGGGTCATCCATTCCTTTGAATAGAATCTATTTCAATTCCACTTTGGTACGATTGGGAGCATGGCAATCGGAGTCAATGTCGAAGGCGAAGGATATTTCAATTCCACTTTGGTACGATTGGGAGAACAAAGAGGAGTCGTGAATATCAATGCTTACGTGTATTTCAATTCCACTTTGGTACGATTGGGAGTTGCTGCGTCTATCTGTTCGTCTGTTGCATCTTCATTTCAATTCCACTTTGGTACGATTGGGAGCTTCATGCTGCAGTGCATCCAATTTTACCTAAAGCATTTCAATTCCACTTTGGTACGATTGGGAGCCTGATAAATCGTCTCTTTAGCCTGAGCGATCTTTTTAATTTCAATTCCACTTTGGTACGATTGGGAGAAATGTGGCCCGTATTCCACCGGATTGATCAATACTATTTCAATTCCACTTTGGTACGATTGGGAGAACAATTCAAGATCCCCGTGCCAAGTAGATAACACATTTCAATTCCACTTTGGTACGATTGGGAGTGCCAGCCAAATGTGTAGAATGTCGCCAGAAGCGAGATTTCAATTCCACTTTGGTACGATTGGGAGCGTATGTTGATAACCTCACTTATGCGTAGCCCTTCTATTTCAATTCCACTTTGGTACGATTGGGAGTTGATAAACTCACTACACAGCTTCGTCCCTACAAATTTCAATTCCACTTTGGTACGATTGGGAGAATGATTCGATTTGTAGTTGAGTAGGAGGGGAAGCTATTTCAATTCCACTTTGGTACGATTGGGAGTTTAATTAAAGGATTACTACCAGCTGAAACCAAGCATATTTCAATTCCACTTTGGTACGATTGGGAGTCTGGTTGAGGATTATCCCCCGACATTGGTTCATTAAATTTCAATTCCACTTTGGTACGATTGGGAGTTTGATTAAAGGATTGCTACCAGCTGAAACCAAGCACATTTCAATTCCACTTTGGTACGATTGGGAGTTTAATTAAAGGATTGCTACCAGCTGAAACCAAGCACATTTCAATTCCACTTTGGTACGATTGGGAGATAATGAGATAAATCAAATTACCCCACCTACTTTATTTCAATTCCACTTTGGTACGATTGGGAGGGAGATTAGGTCCGGAAGAACTTCACGAATTATTGAATTTCAATTCCACTTTGGTACGATTGGGAGTGTCAGTTCGCATCAGCTCAATGCACTCTTTATGTCATTTCAATTCCACTTTGGTACGATTGGGAGTTAATAATCCCGGCACCTTCTATCCCGGTGAAATAAACATTTCAATTCCACTTTGGTACGATTGGGAGACCATAAAGGCGCTGCGGCTGACAAGGTCTTTCTGATTTCAATTCCACTTTGGTACGATTGGGAGACTAACCTTAAACCGTATAGAACAAAAACTCACTGATTTCAATTCCACTTTGGTACGATTGGGAGCTTTCCCGCTTTTGTTGCAGATAGGAAACATGATGATTTCAATTCCACTTTGGTACGATTGGGAGGCAGGTAGCTTTTATTTTATTGGAACTCGCTCAACGTATTTCAATTCCACTTTGGTACGATTGGGAGCTGAAATCTGCATCACTTACCATTAAATTACCGCTATTTCAATTCCACTTTGGTACGATTGGGAGAATGAACGATAATCAAGTTTACAAGTATGGTCAAAGTATTTCAATTCCACTTTGGTACGATTGGGAGAAGTTGCCGCAAACCTTTTAGTTGCTGAATCGAAATTTCAATTCCACTTTGGTACGATTGGGAGTTGTATCCATTAGCATAAAAATAATCGGCTATCATATTTCAATTCCACTTTGGTACGATTGGGAGTTTTTTCCGGGTCATCCATTCCTTTGAATAGAATCTATTTCAATTCCACTTTGGTACGATTGGGAGCATGGCAATCGGAGTCAATGTCGAAGGCGAAGGATATTTCAATTCCACTTTGGTACGATTGGGAGAACAAAGAGGAGTCGTGAATATCAATGCTTACGTGTATTTCAATTCCACTTTGGTACGATTGGGAGTTGCTGCGTCTATCTGTTCGTCTGTTGCATCTTCATTTCAATTCCACTTTGGTACGATTGGGAGCTTCATGCTGCAGTGCATCCAATTTTACCTAAAGCATTTCAATTCCACTTTGGTACGATTGGGAGACGACCTTCAAATGAAGAAGAAATTCATCATTTATATTTCAATTCCACTTTGGTACGATTGGGAGAAATTGCAGATTTTGAGACTTTTAATTGTGGTTAACAGATTTCAATTCCACTTTGGTACGATTGGGAGGTGACAAAGCTGGCCGGCAGGCCATCGAGCGCAAATTTCAATTCCACTTTGGTACGATTGGGAGCGCTCTGTGAAGCCAGAAGCCAATCCAATCACCTTATTTCAATTCCACTTTGGTACGATTGGGAGAGCTATTATGATTTTTCTGATGCTCATTTATTATAATTTCAATTCCACTTTGGTACGATTGGGAGTTTGAAAGCCAGTTTAAAAAGATGCTGGTCAGGAATTTCAATTCCACTTTGGTACGATTGGGAGTCCACTTCCGATTGCACATACCGTGATTGTTCCCTTATTTCAATTCCACTTTGGTACGATTGGGAGTTTATGCCTTGATTTCTCTCCAACGACTTAATAAAATTTCAATTCCACTTTGGTACGATTGGGAGCACCTTCATAACTTTCTGTTGATTTAGTGGACTTAATTTCAATTCCACTTTGGTACGATTGGGAGTCCTGACCTTTCCCACGTCCGGACTTCATTAAATTATTTCAATTCCACTTTGGTACGATTGGGAGTCTAGTAGCGCCAATTGTCCCAATCCAGTAACATATTTCAATTCCACTTTGGTACGATTGGGGTCCAATCAATTGTTTGAAGACGGAGATTACAAACATTTCAATTCCACTTTGGTACGATTGGGAGAGCCACTGCCGGAGTCGACCGTTGAGTATTACCTCATTTCAATTCCACTTTGGTACGATTGGGAGACCATAAAGGCGCTGCGGCTGACAAGGTCTTTCTGATTTCAATTCCACTTTGGTACGATTGGGAGACTAACCTTAAACCGTATAGAACAAAAACTCACTGATTTCAATTCCACTTTGGTACGATTGGGAGCTTTCCCGCTTTTGTTGCAGATAGGAAACATGATGATTTCAATTCCACTTTGGTACGATTGGGAGAATGAACGATAATCAAGTTTACAAGTATGGTCAAAGTATTTCAATTCCACTTTGGTACGATTGGGAGACAGCAAAAAAGATAATTAAAGACCAAGGACACTCATTTCAATTCCACTTTGGTACGATTGGGAGTTTGTAGGCAGACCACAACAAGCAGTACAATTTAATTTCAATTCCACTTTGGTACGATTGGGAGTGGAATTGTAGTGCAACAATAGCTTTGATTAGTCCATTTCAATTCCACTTTGGTACGATTGGGAGCTCCTTCATCGTCACGTTATCGCCATCCACACTTTATTTCAATTCCACTTTGGTACGATTGGGAGCAATCAATCGACGTAGTTGTCGAGCTCGGCAATGAATTTCAATTCCACTTTGGTACGATTGGGAGCGGGCGCTTCCGCTCTGCCCGGATGGTAGTCATTTTATTTCAATTCCACTTTGGTACGATTGGGAGTGTTTTGTTGCGTATCCGGAACACCCAAACTGCCCGAATTTCAATTCCACTTTGGTA
Encoded proteins:
- a CDS encoding IS1595 family transposase, whose protein sequence is MNERNQFKGVNSIKFNKTFSTDEDCYRYLAGIKWNETEFHCKKCGHTKYCKGVKPFSRRCMKCKYDESPTAGTQFDKCKFPLLLAFHIAFKISTKKKGMSSLELSREFELRQKTCWEFKWKIQQAMQSSKLHPINGIVHVDEFYIGGPEEGKPGRSKGDKKLVIVALEIVKGGVGRAYAQVISDASNTSFKPFFETYISKDAKIVTDVWKGYIPLKKDYPNMEQMKSEKGKNFPDLHFHIMNIKGWLRGIHQHCSEERLQGYLDEFHFRHNRRSNMETIFDVLIRRMVYSKPIRLQSVD
- a CDS encoding MarR family winged helix-turn-helix transcriptional regulator; protein product: MEDQELVKTIHLFFKAILRLRQNMRQRINKKLKEHGYSDITLEMTQVMYYLRYRAYEGHASQQEIADRIGKNKSSLTSLINNLVKRNMVERRPDLTNRRNNVISLSPKGKEFMYKLYPTVYKTYDIAKLSLSLDDIQRMTETMNRIIES